Proteins encoded within one genomic window of Triticum aestivum cultivar Chinese Spring chromosome 2D, IWGSC CS RefSeq v2.1, whole genome shotgun sequence:
- the LOC123051951 gene encoding B3 domain-containing protein Os06g0194400, producing the protein MAEANSYEEQRRRQVEENKRKLEELRLHHLSAAVREAAVKPRLKRKAPKPRDAADDAPPRRSGRIATLPEQPDYRDNVKLGTRKPWQQKEVKPDHAYAIAKAEELQDELGSDYPTFVKPMPQSLTSLHIPAQFSMEHLPDHGMRMVLVDEEEEEFKVRYRPHSSSLVAGWSEFAVDNELVEGDCLVFQLIKRALFKVYIFRASSYYENDH; encoded by the exons ATGGCTGAAGCCAACTCGTACGAGGAGCAGCGCAGGAGGCAGGTGGAGGAGAACAAGCGGAAGCTGGAGGAGCTGCGCCTGCACCACCTCTCCGCCGCCGTCCGCGAGGCCGCCGTCAAGCCCAGGCTG AAGAGGAAGGCCCCGAAGCCACGGGACGCCGCCGATGACGCCCCGCCCCGGCGTTCCGGCCGTATCGCCACCCTCCCCGAGCAGCCCGACTATCGCGACAAT GTAAAGCTGGGCACCAGGAAACCATGGCAGCAGAAGGAAGTAAAGCCTGATCATGCGTACGCCATCGCCAAGGCCGAAGAGCTACAGGatgagctaggctccgactacccCACCTTTGTCAAACCCATGCCCCAGTCTCTTACCTCGCTG CATATCCCGGCACAGTTCAGCATGGAGCATCTCCCCGACCATGGCATGAGAATGGTTTtggtggatgaggaggaggaggagtttaaGGTGCGCTACCGTCCACACAGTAGCAGTCTTGTCGCCGGGTGGAGTGAGTTTGCCGTCGACAATGAGCTGGTTGAAGGTGATTGCTTGGTGTTCCAGCTGATCAAGAGGGCATTGTTCAAG GTCTACATATTCAGGGCAAGTTCGTACTATGAAAATGACCATTAA
- the LOC123051952 gene encoding suppressor of disruption of TFIIS codes for MESYANGAKFDCLLFDMDDTLYPLSLGINLACRKNIQDYMLNKLQIEESLVPKMCLDLYKEYGTTMAGLKLMGYDFDYDEFHASVHGKLPYEKLKPDPVLRNLLLSMPQRKIIFTNSDEAHAATVLEKMGLEGCFEGIICFETLNQKNSGDKRVLCKPSLESMEAVVEIAKLDPKKTVFFDDSPRNIASGKAAGFHTVIVGSSALVPGADVALESIHNIREALPELWEAGGDHVVDIRSAAVAETTVLA; via the exons ATGGAATCCTACGCCAACGGAGCCAAATTCGATTGCCTGCTGTTTG ACATGGATGACACCCTCTACCCACTGAGCTTAGGGATCAACCTAGCCTGCCGCAAGAACATCCAAG ACTACATGCTGAACAAGCTTCAGATCGAGGAGAGCCTGGTCCCCAAGATGTGCCTGGATCTGTACAAAGAATACGGAACCACGATGGCCGGTCTGAAG CTTATGGGCTACGATTTCGACTACGATGAGTTCCACGCCAGCGTGCACGGTAAACTGCCCTACGAGAAGCTGAAGCCGGACCCCGTCCTGAGGAACCTGCTGCTTTCGATGCCACAGAGGAAAATC ATATTCACCAACTCCGACGAGGCTCACGCGGCGACCGTCCTGGAGAAGATGGGCCTGGAGGGGTGCTTTGAGGGAATCATATGCTTCGAGACCCTGAACCAGAAGAATTCAGGTGACAAGAGGGTCCTGTGCAAGCCGTCGCTGGAGTCCATGGAAGCCGTGGTGGAGATCGCCAAGCTCGACCCCAAGAAGACA GTGTTCTTCGACGACAGCCCGCGCAACATCGCCTCAGGAAAGGCGGCAGGCTTCCATACCGTCATC GTAGGGAGCTCGGCGCTCGTGCCCGGGGCGGACGTGGCGCTGGAGAGCATCCACAACATCAGGGAGGCCCTGccggagctctgggaggcgggCGGCGACCACGTCGTCGACATCCGGTCTGCCGCCGTCGCGGAGACCACGGTGCTCGCGTGA
- the LOC123051955 gene encoding ras-related protein RABA5a, with protein sequence MAYGGDEQQSQDYLFKIVLLGDSSVGKSNLLARFARNEFFPNSKSTIGVEFQTQKLVIDGKEIKAQIWDTAGQERFRAVTSAYYRGAVGALLVYDITRRQTFDSVGRWLNELHAHSDMNVVTILIGNKTDLKHAREVSTAEGKALAEAQGLFFMETSALDSSNVTAAFQTVVKEIYSILSRKVFQSQEQKKSELQSLSNGKAVVLQSEAPRDTNSSGRWCCSS encoded by the exons ATGGCTTATGGTGGAGATGAGCAGCAAAGCCAGGATTATCTATTCAAAATTGTTCTGCTTGGTGACTCTTCTGTTGGCAAATCAAATTTGCTAGCCAGATTTGCTAGGAATGAGTTCTTTCCAAATTCGAAATCCACAATAGGAGTAGAATTCCAGACCCAGAAATTGGTGATTGATGGGAAGGAAATTAAAGCTCAGATATGGGACACAGCAGGACAAGAACGTTTCAGAGCAGTCACATCTGCCTACTACAGAGGAGCCGTTGGAGCTCTACTGGTTTATGATATTACGAGGCGCCAGACATTTGACAGTGTTGGCCGATGGCTTAATGAACTGCACG CTCATTCCGACATGAACGTCGTCACAATTCTGATTGGCAACAAGACTGATCTCAAGCATGCGCGGGAGGTGAGCACTGCGGAAGGCAAAGCCCTGGCCGAGGCGCAAGGCCTCTTCTTCATGGAAACCTCAGCGCTGGACTCGTCGAACGTCACAGCAGCTTTCCAAACCGTAGTCAAGGAGATCTACAGCATACTAAGCAGGAAGGTGTTCCAATCTCAAGAGCAGAAGAAAAGCGAGCTGCAGTCGCTAAGCAACGGGAAAgccgtggtgctgcagagcgaagCCCCCCGTGACACAAACAGCAGCGGGAGGTGGTGCTGTTCGTCGTAG